ATATCCGTTTTGTTGATAAGGTGGTTGTTGCATATTTGGATCTTGCATACGTGTCTTATCGTAATCTATCTTTCCAACCTTTCTAGAATTCATTCTAGCCTTGTCATATTGTTCAGACTTCTTTGGAATGAATATAAGTAAAGCAATAACAACTGCTGGGATGATTAATCCTATAATTAAAATAACTCGTAAAGCCTTGGAATTATTAGTATTTGTTTGATTTGAACTGCTACCAGACTCTTGGCTATTAATAAAATTAATAACTTCTAGATTTGCAGATACAGTATATGTTTCAAATTGAGCTGTAGTTGAACCAAAGAAAGTAGTATCTCCTTCAATAACTTTAATATATGTCTTTGTGTTATCGTCAGATTTACCGAGATAATAAACATGAATTAATGCTGGATCTTTAGAGGTGCTAATTCCATCTAAAGTTTCAAAAGATAATGCGGAGCCAGAGAAGGATAATTCAATATTTGGATATGCATTATCATCAGTGATTGCAGCACCTGAATATTGAGTAGTTGTCTTCTTAGATAATGAATCTGCTTTTTCTTTTGAGATTGTTCCAACTAATCCTTTATAAGATACAGGAACATCATATGCTGTAGCTTCTCCAACAATCTTCAAATAATAAGACTCAGGAATCTTAAACAAGTTATCTCCTTGGTATACAAAATACACGCTAGAAGATGCAGCTGTCTTAGATAATGTGTCTTGTGGAATATAGTAATATTGTGTTTCGTCATCTGCTAAAGCAATGCCTCTATTGAGTGCAAATAAGCAGAAAGAGAACATTAAAAATGTCATTACTAATATTGATATAAATATATATTTCTTGGCTTTACTCATAATACTTTAGTATACAACAAAAAATCTTAAAAATAAAGAGCGTTATATTATTTTTTACTTTCAAGTAAAAGACAATATAAAAAATATATTCAAAGATTGAAAAATAAAGGCATTATGTGTAAAATAAACCTTATGGAAATGTTGCATGGTTTTGATCCTGTTTTTAATGAAAATAGCAAGATTTTAATTCTTGGTAGTTTTCCTAGTGTTTTATCTAGAGAAACATCATTCTATTATGGAAATCCAAGAAATAGATTTTGGAAACTTATTGCAAAAATAGCAAATGATATAGAACCAACAACTAACGAAGATAAAAAAGCATTTCTTTTGAAACACAATATTGCTCTTTGGGATATTCTCATGGAGTGTGAGATAAAAGGATCTGC
The sequence above is a segment of the Clostridiales bacterium genome. Coding sequences within it:
- a CDS encoding DNA-deoxyinosine glycosylase, encoding MEMLHGFDPVFNENSKILILGSFPSVLSRETSFYYGNPRNRFWKLIAKIANDIEPTTNEDKKAFLLKHNIALWDILMECEIKGSADSSIKGYEVADLSIVLSKANIEKIFLNGKKSYEVFCKRYPELIKIATYLPSTSPANVSFDEKIWLESLKGLI